From a region of the Nitrospira sp. genome:
- a CDS encoding cadherin-like beta sandwich domain-containing protein: MKRTMTVAGQYLAAAFLVALGLSAYGCGDSATVNPEVELSRLTVSPGTLQPGFSAGTTSYRVDLTNNIASVIITAQAAVSGDTVSINGQSTTSRTITLDPAGSTTVVNVVVSESTNNSRTYTVRLVRAGLAGNNSLQSLAVASATLAPAFDANVQSYTVSVANNVGSVNITPTLSDPAATVTVNGQAAVSGQARAVSLNGPGQSTSITIIVTAQNGNDKTYLVTVSRGVSANNNLQGLAISPGTLAPSFNAGTVGYTANVGSGVTQFTVTPTLQDTASTMTVNNQTTNSGQARTIALNAAGSSTFINIVVTAQNGTQKTYSVNVMRAALAGNNNLQGLAVSPGSLAPAFSAGTEDYTVNVVSGVTQFTVTPTLQDTAATMTVNNQATNSGQARTIGLNAAGSNTLINITVRAQNGSQNTYTVNVIRAALGGNNNLSALSVTQGALAPAFAQNTLNYTVNVASTVTSVNVSATKADATAVMSEDVIAGAGTATGQATIQLGGQGTGTVVLITVTAPNGSPKSYRVTVNRAALASNNNLSALSVTQGTLSPAFSASTLTYSVNVASNVTSVNVSATKADVNAVMSEDVTAGAGTATGQATIQLGGPGTTTPVLIDVAAPNGNSKTYRINVNRAALGSNDNLSALSVTQGTLSPNFAASTLNYTTNVDSTVTSVTVSATKSDSNAVMSLGGATIPAGTASGQATVPLNGAGTSTSVSITVTAQNGVNVQTYTITVNRAAPASPPPAPASAPNLIAADDSCPLLDPPDPTNPDPDGCAPGTSRSDNNTNITTPRFAIPQPGAGLTPNLYVDGNKVGSTFSAGTLQPTSSLSDGPHTITSTVTSTATSLESDQSGGLSVTIDSTAPGGPG; the protein is encoded by the coding sequence ATGAAACGCACCATGACCGTTGCTGGACAGTATCTAGCCGCCGCTTTTCTTGTTGCACTCGGGTTGAGCGCCTATGGTTGTGGCGACTCAGCGACAGTCAACCCAGAAGTGGAACTCTCCAGGCTCACAGTCAGTCCCGGCACACTTCAACCGGGGTTTAGCGCGGGAACAACCTCATACCGTGTCGATCTGACCAATAACATTGCAAGTGTGATCATCACCGCTCAAGCGGCCGTGTCAGGCGACACTGTGTCTATCAATGGGCAGTCGACGACAAGCCGTACCATTACACTGGACCCGGCAGGGTCAACGACAGTCGTCAATGTTGTGGTTTCAGAATCAACCAATAATTCGAGAACCTACACAGTCCGTCTGGTCAGAGCAGGATTGGCTGGAAACAATTCATTGCAGAGTTTGGCGGTAGCCTCCGCAACACTGGCGCCTGCATTCGATGCGAACGTGCAAAGCTATACCGTAAGTGTTGCCAACAACGTCGGAAGCGTCAATATAACTCCCACGCTGTCGGATCCTGCTGCAACGGTGACCGTGAATGGACAAGCCGCGGTCTCTGGTCAAGCCCGCGCAGTATCCCTCAATGGCCCAGGCCAAAGCACAAGCATCACGATTATCGTGACCGCCCAGAATGGCAATGACAAAACCTATCTCGTGACTGTAAGCCGCGGAGTATCCGCCAACAACAACTTGCAAGGTCTGGCCATTTCACCAGGAACGTTGGCCCCATCCTTCAACGCAGGCACAGTTGGATACACGGCCAACGTGGGAAGTGGCGTGACCCAATTTACGGTGACGCCGACGCTGCAAGATACCGCGTCAACTATGACGGTGAATAATCAAACCACCAACTCCGGGCAGGCCCGAACTATCGCATTGAATGCGGCCGGATCGAGCACCTTTATCAATATCGTGGTAACCGCACAGAATGGGACTCAGAAGACGTATTCCGTAAACGTCATGCGCGCCGCGCTTGCGGGAAACAATAATCTTCAGGGTTTGGCTGTGTCGCCGGGATCCTTAGCCCCCGCCTTCAGCGCCGGTACAGAGGATTACACAGTCAACGTAGTAAGCGGCGTGACCCAATTTACGGTGACGCCGACGCTGCAAGATACCGCGGCGACCATGACGGTGAATAATCAAGCCACCAACTCCGGGCAGGCTCGGACCATCGGATTGAATGCGGCCGGATCGAACACCTTGATCAATATTACGGTGAGGGCACAGAACGGCAGCCAGAATACATACACGGTGAACGTCATCCGTGCCGCGCTTGGTGGAAACAATAATCTCTCGGCATTGAGTGTCACGCAAGGTGCCTTGGCTCCTGCGTTTGCGCAAAACACCCTAAACTACACAGTGAACGTGGCGAGTACTGTCACCAGCGTGAATGTCTCGGCCACCAAAGCCGATGCAACTGCCGTGATGTCTGAAGACGTGATAGCCGGCGCGGGAACGGCAACCGGTCAAGCGACCATTCAACTCGGCGGGCAAGGGACGGGCACCGTGGTTTTGATCACGGTTACTGCTCCGAATGGCAGCCCCAAGTCATACCGCGTCACCGTGAATCGCGCAGCGCTCGCAAGTAACAACAACCTGTCGGCCTTGAGCGTGACGCAAGGCACCCTGTCTCCTGCCTTCTCTGCGAGCACCCTTACCTATTCAGTGAACGTGGCGAGCAACGTCACCAGCGTCAATGTCTCGGCTACAAAGGCCGATGTGAATGCCGTGATGTCCGAGGACGTGACCGCCGGAGCAGGGACAGCAACCGGCCAAGCAACCATTCAACTCGGCGGCCCAGGGACAACCACGCCTGTGTTGATCGACGTGGCGGCCCCCAATGGAAACTCAAAGACATACCGCATTAACGTGAACAGAGCGGCGCTCGGGAGCAACGATAACCTGTCGGCATTGAGCGTTACACAAGGTACCCTATCTCCTAACTTTGCTGCGAGCACACTGAACTACACAACGAACGTTGATAGCACCGTCACGAGCGTCACAGTTTCCGCGACTAAGTCCGACTCAAATGCCGTTATGTCCTTAGGTGGTGCGACCATCCCAGCGGGAACAGCATCAGGTCAAGCGACTGTTCCATTGAACGGAGCAGGAACTTCCACATCGGTGTCGATCACTGTAACCGCCCAGAACGGGGTTAACGTTCAGACCTACACGATCACCGTGAACCGGGCGGCTCCGGCGAGTCCGCCGCCGGCGCCAGCGAGTGCGCCAAATCTGATAGCAGCGGATGACTCCTGTCCCCTTCTTGATCCTCCTGATCCTACAAATCCTGATCCTGATGGGTGCGCGCCTGGCACTAGTAGGTCGGACAACAACACCAACATCACGACACCTAGATTTGCAATACCTCAGCCGGGCGCAGGTCTGACTCCAAACCTGTATGTGGATGGAAACAAAGTCGGATCTACCTTTAGTGCGGGTACCCTACAGCCAACGTCATCGCTGAGTGACGGGCCCCACACGATTACCAGCACAGTGACTAGTACGGCAACGAGCCTTGAATCTGATCAGAGTGGCGGCTTGAGTGTGACCATCGACAGCACAGCCCCTGGAGGACCAGGATAA